Proteins encoded within one genomic window of Vicinamibacterales bacterium:
- a CDS encoding amidohydrolase family protein, producing MLRNRRHRRTHVALGRAFTVVAMAAAVSAQSPPRTVVAIGTALDGRGGVLHDTRLVIEGGRIAAIDPDAAPIDIDLRSRVLMPGWIDTHVHLNWHFDDRHVSVAGGEPVEQSAVFTAENAWITLQGGFTTVQSVGAAIEGVVRDRVERGRLPGPRILTSLRQIQDRSGDPDQLRALVRQTKQEGADVIKLFATSGLGAGGDQTMTDAQIQAVCSEAKAAGLRSVVHAIGDPGAKAAVLAGCTSIEHGTFISNETLDLMAARGTYFDPNLLVLHNYLDNGAGFPTFTTQTLQTIEKGIAPTADALRRARARHVKIVFGTDAVAGAHGRNAEEFVYRVREAGETPANVLISATSLSAESLGLGDRIGAIAIGYEADLVATEGNPLDDITAVRRVRFVMKRGQVYRNQ from the coding sequence GTGTTACGGAACCGCCGTCATCGTCGAACGCACGTAGCGCTGGGGCGGGCCTTCACCGTCGTCGCGATGGCGGCCGCCGTGTCGGCGCAGTCGCCGCCGCGCACGGTCGTGGCGATCGGCACCGCGCTCGACGGCAGGGGCGGTGTGCTCCACGACACCCGTCTCGTGATCGAGGGCGGCAGGATCGCCGCGATCGATCCCGACGCCGCGCCGATCGACATCGATCTGCGCAGTCGCGTGCTCATGCCCGGCTGGATCGACACGCACGTCCATCTCAACTGGCATTTCGACGATCGCCACGTGTCGGTCGCCGGTGGCGAGCCGGTGGAGCAGTCGGCGGTGTTCACCGCCGAGAATGCCTGGATCACCCTGCAGGGCGGCTTCACGACGGTGCAGAGCGTCGGCGCGGCGATCGAAGGGGTTGTCCGCGACCGGGTGGAGCGCGGGCGTCTGCCGGGGCCGCGCATCCTCACGTCGCTGCGGCAGATCCAGGACCGCAGCGGGGATCCCGACCAGCTGCGCGCCCTGGTCCGACAGACGAAGCAGGAAGGGGCGGACGTCATCAAGCTGTTCGCGACCTCCGGTCTCGGCGCCGGCGGCGATCAGACAATGACCGATGCGCAGATCCAGGCCGTGTGCTCGGAGGCGAAGGCGGCCGGCCTGCGATCGGTCGTACACGCGATCGGTGATCCGGGGGCGAAGGCGGCGGTGCTCGCCGGCTGCACGTCGATCGAGCACGGCACCTTCATCTCGAACGAGACGCTCGATCTGATGGCGGCGCGCGGCACCTACTTCGACCCCAACCTGCTGGTGCTGCACAACTATCTCGACAACGGCGCCGGCTTTCCGACGTTCACCACGCAGACGCTCCAGACCATCGAGAAGGGGATCGCGCCGACGGCCGACGCGCTGCGGCGGGCGCGGGCGCGGCATGTGAAGATCGTGTTCGGCACCGACGCCGTCGCCGGCGCGCACGGACGCAACGCCGAGGAGTTCGTCTACCGGGTCAGGGAAGCCGGCGAAACGCCGGCCAACGTCCTGATCAGCGCGACCTCGCTCTCGGCCGAATCCCTGGGGCTCGGCGACCGGATCGGCGCCATCGCGATCGGCTACGAGGCTGACCTGGTCGCCACCGAGGGCAATCCGCTCGATGACATCACCGCGGTCCGCCGCGTCAGGTTCGTGATGAAGCGGGGACAGGTCTACAGGAACCAATG
- a CDS encoding YbjQ family protein, protein MAPLIHAMTTTANALDGYRTTKSLGIVRGITVRSRSLIGSIGAGLQTLVGGNITLLTELCELARTEAFDLMLQHATEVGANAVIAVRYDATEVMKGVTEVLCYGTAVIVERT, encoded by the coding sequence ATGGCTCCACTCATCCACGCCATGACCACCACCGCCAACGCCCTGGACGGCTACCGCACGACGAAGTCGCTCGGAATCGTCCGCGGCATCACCGTGCGATCGCGCTCGCTGATCGGGTCGATTGGCGCCGGCCTGCAGACACTGGTCGGCGGCAACATCACGCTGCTGACCGAGTTGTGCGAACTGGCGCGCACCGAGGCGTTCGATCTGATGCTGCAGCACGCCACCGAAGTCGGGGCCAATGCGGTCATCGCCGTCCGCTACGACGCGACCGAGGTGATGAAGGGGGTGACTGAGGTCCTGTGTTACGGAACCGCCGTCATCGTCGAACGCACGTAG